One Zeugodacus cucurbitae isolate PBARC_wt_2022May chromosome 3, idZeuCucr1.2, whole genome shotgun sequence genomic region harbors:
- the Stk11ip_0 gene encoding uncharacterized protein Stk11ip_0 isoform X2: MDPQKITELANLLRKNGDKILSSEFSLTLSGSLLRALNDSFTLITDGAAEIGTSPQTFQVAKTVNSRSPVFTDLQLIYDFVQKTPLLCIVHYATDEYFDGTIDISKFRALRRLEVQKTSVRQVVGIQRLRAQLQQLICVKSLTSVEDIITRCGGDNSNGFVWNELKIADFSYNNLQRVDAALEFAQFLQHLNLRHNKLRSVEAVKWLPHLKTLDLSYNCLQCVPQFHLEAYKRLQSLNMSNNFVEDLMGIAKLEALTDLDLSDNCLLDHSCLLPLSALITLNYLNLYGNALCCHPKHRLATAQFLHKNTATVKFLLDLEPLSKSEKSVTGSQQLRHVGALNRYAQRSSSTSINSSRVPSSTHTPSSSVGSLSSFKFNVSSTNSVKAANGMRKSSSKTRTVDIIEDEGALPQTTDERDEAMLAEKLKPVKVALEKVDISEQDTQHLEAKKQIENLREKYGVNWLQSGNAEMIQSALEYSSFTGMETKSNTAATNTSRQQLDDFLGELSESALASSRPTSQTQYDNNATYDSTLRSSTPLYESRLSGEVSKLELHASPIKANGANDNNDATMYQSMNSTNSYTNENQTFYRTVNDSDNTLMQTAADSLSSALEQANMSDDAETEVEIDDEPPHLKNVYANATIEESDVSEPEDDEVTYIVYTMPRNEAVFLTISENYLRVRDTLTQKTITKWSLKILESCDRIKSNTIRINFDTIKADKKERIYTVEDGLCQELERKLRDILSQRDLTEMNQTVYRCVNCTCQFAVETKYKPQNQGELFILYTHRHTFKYKCFRLNVAIHCPDCKSSFVAEIHDIPKPTIEPATEKLSPAAIVEETPLYTNTPPKATTGVTASIDVAIDTNSIGSANSLNESSSCSKITNSQNSFDSNQSVVGSTNTERQQEFTGESSDVDIISNPSQSSIEVLDQHTSRKASEERRLTQQMSPLAENYDLSYTQSFIEREFGNAARAAMLENQLDHGKITTATTAKATPVTTSSNTATPQTFASTLANTAQVQLIESSSSGSVTDSVCTAYEQQQQQELLQKTSSSDELLSKSAEQAILRNLLAAESFASHSPEPIITQTKPANGSTNAQSSTQAIKKEESSKVSSMFGALVQTTNNLMSSSRKSNSQVDQKCEPYKFNYTDFNDIDHRLKLYFYQTKFDENEQFKWVARGRLYNDNTKTLCAGIVVMSTCKCYLMEAFASENEDVAKWLRLLVSVTADRLESIQLLPWKLGLAFTLRDWGNFELLLQDILRTDSLLLYFANNSLPSQCELKYQPTNELVKRINNAVTDEQLKMCALLNACTVTCGQAKRNLSTCTLLTTDTHLCVSSSKFDWISTTEADAELEICMKQLMSNLVEVELIDANSFLINYLDETQDQSETWQCTFETKENANSCLNAIAQSWEKLFGVSLLNT; encoded by the exons atggaTCCACAAAAAATAACTGAACTGGCAAATTTGTTACGAAAAAATGgtgataaaattttaagttcagAGTTCTCGCTGACACTATCAG GTTCACTGCTACGCGCATTAAATGACTCATTTACACTAATCACAGATGGCGCAGCCGAAATCGGTACTTCACCGCAGACCTTCCAAGTTGCCAAGACGGTCAATTCGAGATCGCCTGTTTTCACGGATTTACAGCTTATTTATGATTTTGTACAGAAAACCCCATTACTTTGCATTGTACACTATGCTACAGATGAATACTTTGACGGCACAATTGATATCAGCAAATTCCGTGCGTTACGGCGGCTCGAAGTGCAGAAGACAAGTGTACGACAAGTGGTCGGCATACAACGATTACGTGCGCAATTGCAACAGCTTATCTGTGTGAAGAGCCTGACGAGTGTTGAAGACATTATAACGCGTTGCGGTGGCGACAACTCTAATGGCTTTGTGTGGAATGAGTTGAAAATCGCCGATTTTAGTTACAATAATTTGCAACGCGTTGATGCCGCATTAGAATTCGCACAATTCTTACAACATCTTAACTTGCGGCATAATAAATTGCGTAGCGTAGAGGCCGTCAAATGGTTGCCGCATTTAAAAACTTTGGATTTAAGTTACAATTGCTTGCAATGTGTGCCACAATTTCATTTAGAGGCCTACAAGCGACTGCAATCATTGAATATGAGCAATAATTTTGTTGAGGATCTCATGGGTATTGCGAAATTGGAAGCACTCACCGATTTAGATCTATCTGACAATTGTTTGCTTGATCATTCGTGTTTGTTGCCACTCAGCGCGCTGATCACATTAAACTATCTAAATCTGTATGGCAATGCATTGTGTTGTCATCCCAAGCACCGGCTGGCCACCGCACAGTTTCTGCACAAAAACACCGCCACTGTGAAATTCTTATTAGACTTGGAACCGCTTTCGAAGAGCGAAAAGTCTGTGACGGGCAGCCAACAACTGCGTCATGTCGGTGCGCTCAATCGCTATGCGCAGAGATCATCTTCTACTTCCATTAACAGCAGTCGTGTGCCATCTTCAACACACACACCCTCATCCAGTGTGGGTTCATTGAGTTCCTTCAAATTTAATGTTAGTTCTACGAACAGTGTTAAAGCAGCTAATGGTATGCGAAAGTCATCGTCTAAAACACGCACAGTCGATATCATTGAAGATGAAGGCGCGTTGCCGCAGACAACGGACGAACGCGATGAGGCCATGTTGGCCGAAAAATTAAAACCGGTTAAAGTTGCGCTGGAAAAAGTAGACATATCAGAGCAAGACACACAACATTTGGAGGCGAAGAAGCAAATTGAGAACCTGCGCGAGAAATATGGTGTCAATTGGTTGCAATCCGGCAATGCGGAAATGATACAAAGTGctttag aATATTCTTCATTTACAGGTATGGAAACTAAAAGtaacacagcagcaacaaatacTTCCCGGCAACAGCTCGATGATTTCTTGGGTGAACTTTCGGAGTCAGCGCTTGCGTCTTCACGCCCCACGTCGCAAACGCAATACGATAACAATGCAACGTACGACAGCACATTGCGTTCATCAACACCGCTTTATGAGAGTCGTTTAAGTGGTGAAGTGTCCAAATTGGAGTTACACGCCTCACCAATCAAAGCAAATGGCGCTAATGACAACAATGATGCAACAATGTACCAAAGTATGAACAGCACCAACTCGTACACAAACGAAAATCAGACTTTTTATAGAACTGTAAATGATTCGGATAACACATTAATGCAAACGGCAGCTGACTCTTTGAGTTCTGCTTTGGAGCAAGCAAATATGAGTGATGATGCTGAGACTGAGGTCGAAATTGATGATGAGCCGCCACATTTGAAAAATGTCTATGCAAATGCAACAATTGAAGAATCCGATG tCTCTGAGCCCGAGGACGATGAAGTAACCTACATAGTTTACACTATGCCACGCAATGAGGCCGTATTCTTAACCATATCAGAGAATTATTTGCGTGTACGTGATACCTTAACGCAAAA AACCATAACCAAGTGGAGCTTGAAAATATTAGAATCCTGTGATCGCATAAAATCAAATACGATACGTATAAATTTTGATACAATCAAAGCGGATAAAAAGGAACGTATCTACACCGTTGAGGACGGCTTATGTcag GAACTGGAACGCAAATTGCGCGACATACTCTCCCAGCGTGATCTCACCGAAATGAATCAAACCGTCTACCGTTGTGTAAATTGCACTTGTCAATTCGCAGTGGAAACTAAATATAAGCCGCAGAATCAGGGtgagttgtttattttatacacacacagacatacatttaaatacaaatgtttTCGCCTCAATGTAGCGATTCATTGTCCCGACTGCAAGAGCAGCTTTGTTGCTGAAATACATGACATCCCCAAACCGACAATTGAACCAGCTACCGAAAAACTATCGCCCGCAGCTATCGTCGAGGAAACACCGCTCTACACAAACACACCGCCGAAAGCAACTACAGGTGTCACGGCGAGTATTGATGTTGCAATAGACACAAATAGTATTG GCTCTGCTAATTCACTTAACGAATCCTCGTCCTGCTCGAAAATTACCAACTCACAAAACTCCTTCGATTCTAATCAATCGGTTGTGGGCAGCACCAATACGGAACGTCAACAGGAGTTCACCGGCGAAAGCAGCGATGTCGATATCATTTCCAATCCAAGTCAATCCAGTATTGAGGTTTTGGATCAACACACCAGTCGTAAGGCATCTGAGGAACGACGCCTAACGCAACAGATGTCACCGCTGGCGGAGAATTATGACCTCAGTTATACGCAAAGCTTTATTGAACGTGAATTTGGTAATGCTGCTAGAGCAGCAATGCTTGAAAATCAATTGGATCATGGAAAAATCACAACAGCTACGACAGCGAAAGCAACACCAGTAACGACAAGCAGCAACACTGCTACTCCACAAACGTTTGCTTCCACTCTTGCTAATACAGCTCAAGTTCAACTTATCGAAAGCAGCTCATCCGGTTCGGTTACCGATAGTGTGTGTACCGcttatgaacaacaacaacaacaggaactTTTGCAAAAGACATCCTCATCCGATGAGCTGTTATCAAAAAGTGCAGAGCAGGCAATCCTTAGAAACCTGCTGGCAGCTGAAAGTTTTGCATCACACTCACCAGAGCCAATAATAACACAAACGAAACCAGCAAATGGTTCAACAAATGCACAAAGTAGTACACAGGCAATAAAAAAGGAAGAAAGCAGCAAAGTATCATCCATGTTTGGTG CTCTCGTTCAAACCACCAACAATCTCATGTCCAGCTCAAGGAAATCAAATTCGCAAGTCGATCAGAAGTGCGAACcctacaaatttaattacacGGATTTCAACGATATAGATCATCGCCTAAAATTATACTTCTATCAAACGAAATTCGATGAGAACGAACAGTTCAAATGGGTGGCGCGTGGCCGCCTATATAATGACAATACAAAAACGCTCTGCGCCGGCATAGTGGTGATGTCAACATGCAAGTGCTATTTAATGGAGGCATTTGCGTCCGAAAATGAAGATGTTGCCAAGTGGTTGCGCTTGCTGGTGAGCGTCACAGCAGATCGGCTCGAAAGCATACAGTTGTTGCCGTGGAAACTAGGTTTGGCTTTTACATTGCGTGATTGGGGAAATTTTGAACTATTGCTGCAGGACATATTGCGCACCGACAGTTTGTTGCTGTACTTTGCga ataATTCGCTACCGTCACAGTGCGAACTGAAATATCAACCAACCAACGAGTTAGTGAAACGTATCAACAACGCTGTTACTGATGAACAGCTGAAAATGTGCGCATTACTTAATGCATGCACTGTCACCTGTGGCCAAGCAAAGCGTAACTTGAGCACTTGTACGCTCTTAACTACAGACACACATCTGTGCGTCAGCTCGAGTAAATTTGATTGGATTTCCACGACAGAAGCAGACGCCGAACTGGAGATTTGCATGAAACAATTGATGTCAAATCTTGTAGAAGTAGAGCTGATCGATGCTAATAGCTTTCTAATAAATTACCTAGACGAAACTCAGGATCAGAGTGAGACGTGGCAGTGCACTTTTGAGACAAAAGAGAATGCCAATAGTTGTTTAAATGCCATTGCACAATCATGGGAGAAACTTTTTGGGGTGTCGCTCTTAAATACGTAG
- the Stk11ip_0 gene encoding uncharacterized protein Stk11ip_0 isoform X4 produces MDPQKITELANLLRKNGDKILSSEFSLTLSGSLLRALNDSFTLITDGAAEIGTSPQTFQVAKTVNSRSPVFTDLQLIYDFVQKTPLLCIVHYATDEYFDGTIDISKFRALRRLEVQKTSVRQVVGIQRLRAQLQQLICVKSLTSVEDIITRCGGDNSNGFVWNELKIADFSYNNLQRVDAALEFAQFLQHLNLRHNKLRSVEAVKWLPHLKTLDLSYNCLQCVPQFHLEAYKRLQSLNMSNNFVEDLMGIAKLEALTDLDLSDNCLLDHSCLLPLSALITLNYLNLYGNALCCHPKHRLATAQFLHKNTATVKFLLDLEPLSKSEKSVTGSQQLRHVGALNRYAQRSSSTSINSSRVPSSTHTPSSSVGSLSSFKFNVSSTNSVKAANGMRKSSSKTRTVDIIEDEGALPQTTDERDEAMLAEKLKPVKVALEKVDISEQDTQHLEAKKQIENLREKYGVNWLQSGNAEMIQSALEYSSFTGMETKSNTAATNTSRQQLDDFLGELSESALASSRPTSQTQYDNNATYDSTLRSSTPLYESRLSGEVSKLELHASPIKANGANDNNDATMYQSMNSTNSYTNENQTFYRTVNDSDNTLMQTAADSLSSALEQANMSDDAETEVEIDDEPPHLKNVYANATIEESDVSEPEDDEVTYIVYTMPRNEAVFLTISENYLRVRDTLTQKTITKWSLKILESCDRIKSNTIRINFDTIKADKKERIYTVEDGLCQELERKLRDILSQRDLTEMNQTVYRCVNCTCQFAVETKYKPQNQAIHCPDCKSSFVAEIHDIPKPTIEPATEKLSPAAIVEETPLYTNTPPKATTGVTASIDVAIDTNSIALVQTTNNLMSSSRKSNSQVDQKCEPYKFNYTDFNDIDHRLKLYFYQTKFDENEQFKWVARGRLYNDNTKTLCAGIVVMSTCKCYLMEAFASENEDVAKWLRLLVSVTADRLESIQLLPWKLGLAFTLRDWGNFELLLQDILRTDSLLLYFANNSLPSQCELKYQPTNELVKRINNAVTDEQLKMCALLNACTVTCGQAKRNLSTCTLLTTDTHLCVSSSKFDWISTTEADAELEICMKQLMSNLVEVELIDANSFLINYLDETQDQSETWQCTFETKENANSCLNAIAQSWEKLFGVSLLNT; encoded by the exons atggaTCCACAAAAAATAACTGAACTGGCAAATTTGTTACGAAAAAATGgtgataaaattttaagttcagAGTTCTCGCTGACACTATCAG GTTCACTGCTACGCGCATTAAATGACTCATTTACACTAATCACAGATGGCGCAGCCGAAATCGGTACTTCACCGCAGACCTTCCAAGTTGCCAAGACGGTCAATTCGAGATCGCCTGTTTTCACGGATTTACAGCTTATTTATGATTTTGTACAGAAAACCCCATTACTTTGCATTGTACACTATGCTACAGATGAATACTTTGACGGCACAATTGATATCAGCAAATTCCGTGCGTTACGGCGGCTCGAAGTGCAGAAGACAAGTGTACGACAAGTGGTCGGCATACAACGATTACGTGCGCAATTGCAACAGCTTATCTGTGTGAAGAGCCTGACGAGTGTTGAAGACATTATAACGCGTTGCGGTGGCGACAACTCTAATGGCTTTGTGTGGAATGAGTTGAAAATCGCCGATTTTAGTTACAATAATTTGCAACGCGTTGATGCCGCATTAGAATTCGCACAATTCTTACAACATCTTAACTTGCGGCATAATAAATTGCGTAGCGTAGAGGCCGTCAAATGGTTGCCGCATTTAAAAACTTTGGATTTAAGTTACAATTGCTTGCAATGTGTGCCACAATTTCATTTAGAGGCCTACAAGCGACTGCAATCATTGAATATGAGCAATAATTTTGTTGAGGATCTCATGGGTATTGCGAAATTGGAAGCACTCACCGATTTAGATCTATCTGACAATTGTTTGCTTGATCATTCGTGTTTGTTGCCACTCAGCGCGCTGATCACATTAAACTATCTAAATCTGTATGGCAATGCATTGTGTTGTCATCCCAAGCACCGGCTGGCCACCGCACAGTTTCTGCACAAAAACACCGCCACTGTGAAATTCTTATTAGACTTGGAACCGCTTTCGAAGAGCGAAAAGTCTGTGACGGGCAGCCAACAACTGCGTCATGTCGGTGCGCTCAATCGCTATGCGCAGAGATCATCTTCTACTTCCATTAACAGCAGTCGTGTGCCATCTTCAACACACACACCCTCATCCAGTGTGGGTTCATTGAGTTCCTTCAAATTTAATGTTAGTTCTACGAACAGTGTTAAAGCAGCTAATGGTATGCGAAAGTCATCGTCTAAAACACGCACAGTCGATATCATTGAAGATGAAGGCGCGTTGCCGCAGACAACGGACGAACGCGATGAGGCCATGTTGGCCGAAAAATTAAAACCGGTTAAAGTTGCGCTGGAAAAAGTAGACATATCAGAGCAAGACACACAACATTTGGAGGCGAAGAAGCAAATTGAGAACCTGCGCGAGAAATATGGTGTCAATTGGTTGCAATCCGGCAATGCGGAAATGATACAAAGTGctttag aATATTCTTCATTTACAGGTATGGAAACTAAAAGtaacacagcagcaacaaatacTTCCCGGCAACAGCTCGATGATTTCTTGGGTGAACTTTCGGAGTCAGCGCTTGCGTCTTCACGCCCCACGTCGCAAACGCAATACGATAACAATGCAACGTACGACAGCACATTGCGTTCATCAACACCGCTTTATGAGAGTCGTTTAAGTGGTGAAGTGTCCAAATTGGAGTTACACGCCTCACCAATCAAAGCAAATGGCGCTAATGACAACAATGATGCAACAATGTACCAAAGTATGAACAGCACCAACTCGTACACAAACGAAAATCAGACTTTTTATAGAACTGTAAATGATTCGGATAACACATTAATGCAAACGGCAGCTGACTCTTTGAGTTCTGCTTTGGAGCAAGCAAATATGAGTGATGATGCTGAGACTGAGGTCGAAATTGATGATGAGCCGCCACATTTGAAAAATGTCTATGCAAATGCAACAATTGAAGAATCCGATG tCTCTGAGCCCGAGGACGATGAAGTAACCTACATAGTTTACACTATGCCACGCAATGAGGCCGTATTCTTAACCATATCAGAGAATTATTTGCGTGTACGTGATACCTTAACGCAAAA AACCATAACCAAGTGGAGCTTGAAAATATTAGAATCCTGTGATCGCATAAAATCAAATACGATACGTATAAATTTTGATACAATCAAAGCGGATAAAAAGGAACGTATCTACACCGTTGAGGACGGCTTATGTcag GAACTGGAACGCAAATTGCGCGACATACTCTCCCAGCGTGATCTCACCGAAATGAATCAAACCGTCTACCGTTGTGTAAATTGCACTTGTCAATTCGCAGTGGAAACTAAATATAAGCCGCAGAATCAGG CGATTCATTGTCCCGACTGCAAGAGCAGCTTTGTTGCTGAAATACATGACATCCCCAAACCGACAATTGAACCAGCTACCGAAAAACTATCGCCCGCAGCTATCGTCGAGGAAACACCGCTCTACACAAACACACCGCCGAAAGCAACTACAGGTGTCACGGCGAGTATTGATGTTGCAATAGACACAAATAGTATTG CTCTCGTTCAAACCACCAACAATCTCATGTCCAGCTCAAGGAAATCAAATTCGCAAGTCGATCAGAAGTGCGAACcctacaaatttaattacacGGATTTCAACGATATAGATCATCGCCTAAAATTATACTTCTATCAAACGAAATTCGATGAGAACGAACAGTTCAAATGGGTGGCGCGTGGCCGCCTATATAATGACAATACAAAAACGCTCTGCGCCGGCATAGTGGTGATGTCAACATGCAAGTGCTATTTAATGGAGGCATTTGCGTCCGAAAATGAAGATGTTGCCAAGTGGTTGCGCTTGCTGGTGAGCGTCACAGCAGATCGGCTCGAAAGCATACAGTTGTTGCCGTGGAAACTAGGTTTGGCTTTTACATTGCGTGATTGGGGAAATTTTGAACTATTGCTGCAGGACATATTGCGCACCGACAGTTTGTTGCTGTACTTTGCga ataATTCGCTACCGTCACAGTGCGAACTGAAATATCAACCAACCAACGAGTTAGTGAAACGTATCAACAACGCTGTTACTGATGAACAGCTGAAAATGTGCGCATTACTTAATGCATGCACTGTCACCTGTGGCCAAGCAAAGCGTAACTTGAGCACTTGTACGCTCTTAACTACAGACACACATCTGTGCGTCAGCTCGAGTAAATTTGATTGGATTTCCACGACAGAAGCAGACGCCGAACTGGAGATTTGCATGAAACAATTGATGTCAAATCTTGTAGAAGTAGAGCTGATCGATGCTAATAGCTTTCTAATAAATTACCTAGACGAAACTCAGGATCAGAGTGAGACGTGGCAGTGCACTTTTGAGACAAAAGAGAATGCCAATAGTTGTTTAAATGCCATTGCACAATCATGGGAGAAACTTTTTGGGGTGTCGCTCTTAAATACGTAG